The sequence below is a genomic window from Acomys russatus chromosome 6, mAcoRus1.1, whole genome shotgun sequence.
ATCACAAGGGTAGAGGCCTCACATTTCCCAAGGTCTATAGGCTTTGGGGACCTGCAATGTATAGTCTGACCTTCTGCCTCATGATAATACCGGCCCTTGTAGCAGAAATCTCCCCGTATTCACTCCCAACAAAACCGCTGGTCACCCAGTCCCTCTAGGAAGGCTGCACGCTATTGTGTCGGGACAACTCATTCATGTCCCGCACCGCGAGGCCCCACCGCCATCTGATCTAGACTGGAAATGGGATTACCACCGTGTGCAGGCAACACCACCTACTGCTGCCCCCACGGAGGAGCTCACATCTGAGCCAAGGAGGTTGGCTTTCGTATTTCCACTCGCGTGcgcgtgtatacacacacacacacaccctttaaagGTGGAAACTGCACAAACGAAACCCAAAAACTCGTCAGAAACCCATAAACAACAGGAGATTTCCCTTTCTGACACATCACATGGCAAAATCTCAGTGAACATTCTTCTCCATAGGCATCGGTGGGGCTGACTTGGGCCCAAGTCATTTGAGGGTCTCCAGTCCTCGGCAGCACAGTTAGACACCAATGTACAAGCAATGCTTTTGTAGACTGGGGTTCCCTGTGGGTGGCTCTCACCAACACAGGTGAACAGACCCAAATACAAGCACTTAATTGTTTTGTCCCTGTTTTCTAGGTTAGAAAGAGAGGTTTTCACCCTAAGAAAACTGGAGTCTTCCCTTTGTCTGATCTCAAACTTCTCTGCTAGCCTTTCCTTCCCTCAAGCAGACGTGCACTCTTCCCCGTACTTGGCCAGATGTCTTTTGCACTGAAGCCAGCTACAGCCGAGCTTCAAGGAGGATGTTCAGGGACTGGGGCGGGTTGGAGGGTTTggtctctttcttcttgcttcccAGCCAAGGAGGTTGCTTTGGGTGTAGGGGGGCTAGTTTACACCACCACACCTTTTGGcctttggaactaaacagaatgcttttcttctttgtagtACCCCTCCCTGCAGCCAAGTTCGCTGGGTTATGAAAAGGTAGAAACAGGGAGGGACAGTCAGTCTTTTGAGGTGGTAATGCCTGGTCTGTGGCCTCCTTGGAGGGCTAGGGGGTAGGGGTGTCTTGCACAGGTAACCATACTGCTTAAGACTGCCAGGCAACACAAGTAAGTGCTCATCTCCGCTAGCTCCTACTCTAGGGATCCAGGAGCTGGTGGCATTGGAAGAAGGGCTGCATTCCAGTTCTGGTCAGTTCCCAcgcctgcttcctgctgcctaccTGTCTGCTATCCTGCCTGGGACATCATCCATCGAATGCAAGTCATTCCGTAACTACCAAAGGCGGAGGGGAGTATCTTGAAAAAACATGATGACTCCAATGCAGTCACACTGGCATGCACCCCtgcacacagacaccaagcccCTTTACCCAGATACTTGAACACACCACTCACCCTGCCCCTGCTGTAGCTCCTCACCCACATGCCAGCCCTGGGCTCGGAGTTCTCTGGACCCCTCACACAAGTGTCTCAGCCAATATTTGCTCAGTCAGCCTGCACACACCTCACGGCAAGGCTTGCTAGGACGGACGTCAGCACAGGCACATATACTTCCCAACAATATGTTCAGTTttaggagggagaagagggcGTGGAGCCTGGGCGGGGGTCGTGGAGCTCAGGCGACAAGTCTAAAGGAGCATCCTTCCGGGGCTGGATCTGGGGGgtggtatgggggggggggacaagccAGCGCGCTGCAGAGGAGCATAGCCTAATCCAGCCGGAGCTCGTGGGCCGCGGGTGCATTTATCATCCTATTACTGTAACAAATCCGAGCTCTACTACATGAAAGGTAAAATGAATTACCGACGTTAAGCCGTCAATAAAGTCATTTCTGTAAATGGTGTCTCCAAAGGGCCGCCGCATTATTCAGCTGGCTTTATCAGCTGGCTGGAAATTACGTACAGGACCGGGCCGCGCGGCGCGCGGGGCCGCTCACTTTGATTAAACGTCTTGCCAGCGCTATGTGACAGAGCTTTTGACCAGGGTTTTATTCACAGGCCTGTGATGAACGCCAAGCTGATCAGGCGGAATGAAGAGTAATTAAAACCTATAAATTATCTTCCGCAGCCCTTCTCACGGCGTCTCCTGCAGGCGAGATAAGGCGTCGAGACCCTATTTACGGCGCTGAAAGGGACCGCGGCGCACAAAAGCTATGTGGCTAAATAGGATATTGATAGTGTCCTAATTAGAATTTAATTAAGTACCCACGGTCGCTTGCGGGATAAAGATTTCAATTTTGCgaacttaaatataaataaaaatcccaCCCCTATTTCGGGGGGAAAGGAATGAGGGCAACTGGAGATTTCGGGGAGCCCTTGGGTTAGAAACAGAAGGGAACCTACGAGAAGGCACAGTGGGTATGAAGTGGCTTCAGAAAGTTGGGGAGACCACGGTGGCCCCATAGACCAACTCTGGAGAGGTTCTTGCCAACCAGGCCCCAGCGCAGTGCTTTTAAGAAACTCGGCCCGGGAAATCAGGAGATACTGTGCTGAGCCGAGATGCAGCCAGCAAAAGATGAATTTCTGTCTTCTTCCGGTCCCAAGGACAAACTGCCTCTGTGCTCCCGTTGGACTTATGAGTTTGGCTGTATGTTCTTCCCAATCTAGCCTCtatggctttaaaaaattttttttaaactaggggCATAGAATTTAACTCTTATGTCCTAAAGAGATCGGGTAAGAGTAGTTCTTCCCGGATCACCAACAGAACGTGTGTGGGAAAGGCCTTCTTCGCAGCGTGCTCAAGCCCCCTTTCTTCAGCAGTCTTTACGTACCCAACCCTCCAAAACAGCTCCCGGGGCAGATCACTCCACCGCCTAGCACCACCCGTCACTCCCTAGCTTTGGTTATGAAAAACTTTTGGGGCACTCcactaggaaaaagaagaaatgcccAGAACATAGCAGCAGCGTGGGAGCGACTGGAGGCGAGAATGCTCAGGGCTCCACCCCAAGTCGCCCGGGAGTGGGCAGCAATACCAGAGAATTCAGCTTAGAATTGGGGTAACTCACTGTCCACATCTTCAGTCGGCCAAGCCAAATTTTGAAGAGCAGTAGGTttattggtttgattttttttactttgcagAGAAATTCAATACAAGATTCCCTGAATTTGAAACCCAAATCTAGACCTCCTCATAAAGGGGACACTTCATGCCGCCTGGCTCAGGGGCTCTTTTGAGACAACTCTACCAGGCTAGGACAACGCGGATTCCCCGTAGCCAAGGAAAGAAAGGGTGGCAAGCGCTGGGGCTCTTCCACAGCCTCTGGGCATGGCTCCACTGCGTCTGGGGCAGCTCGCGAGTGTTGCTGATCCAGACAGGGAAGGGCATGGTTGCAGATCATCAGTGTGGCTAGCCAGTGGCACAAACCAATAGTGCCAGCAAGGTGGAGCAGGCCTGTTGGGTTTGCCATTAGTGGGAAACAAACTGCACCTCTGAAAGTAGCCAGCCCTGAGTCTTTTTCTCATGCGGGATCTCCTGGTTTCATTCCTCTACATACACACACGGGGGTGTGGGGggcgagggaggaagggaggaagggaggaaggaggaggaggaggaggaggaggaggagagagaagagaatacgAGACTATAAGACTCTAAGAATATAAGCTAAATGTCTCGGCGGGGATGGGGGatggcgggggcggggtgggtgcATAGTATCCCAAATCCCTGCCGCCTGTCGCTGTCCCCAGCGCTCACGAACCCATAATCCTGTATTTCTCCAACAAGTTGTGGAGTTGCTTCTCTTATCTGCCTACATCCCCAAATCTAGTTCTCTTGGCTCTCTTCGTGCCCTCTTCAGTCCGGATccgaaggagggggaggggcgtggGCACAGATGGGGGCTGGGCGGGCCGGACGTACCGGGCCTGAGCCTCTGCACCCCCTCTCCACCCACGGCCGCCGCCCCCGGATTATTTATCCGCAACGTCCCGCGGGCGCCCATTGGGCCGAGCCCTGAGTGTCAGCGCGAGTCTGGGCTCGCTATTGGTCCCGCACACGTGCGGCCCTGACTCACGTGCTTCCGGTTTGAAGGCAAAAAGTGTgcctgggtgatttttttttttttaagcgagAGAGTTTGTGCAAAGATCCGAGCTGTCAGAGATTTCAGAGGGGGGGAAAGGAGCCCGGCACTGGCGGAGACGCACTCTCCCTGCAAAAAAAGCAAAGGCGATTAAAGGCACTGCCAGCCTCGCGCTCTGGGCACAGCTGAGCATGACACTGGGGAAGTCAAACCCCTCACTACTGCCTAGGAAGATGGCTAGACTTTAAAGactattttttcccctttaagaaaaaaatcttggagctttaaaaaatttccttttttcttcttttctttttttttcccccctacccccatttTTGAGCTGTGGCTTACTCCCTCATTAAGACCAATCACTGAAATCTGGTtgctgaaagaaaaagagagagagaaagaaagaaagaaaaagaaaagaaaaaatagccaaGTGTCTTCTCTGTATCTGGATGTCTACAAattagagaaagggagagggcgAGATCTGCTCCACCAGAGCCGGCGAGAGCCAGGCCagacgcccggcttttttttttctcctacaccCGCCCTGTGCCTTCGCTGAGGCTTCGccttgcctccttcctctccGCGCACCCCCACGGGCCCGCTGGcaaagtggggtggggagagaggcgcggggggcgggggccggCGCCGCGGCCAGGGCTGCCGGGCGGCCGAGCATGGAAGAACAGCAGCCGGAGCCGAAAAGTCAGCGCGACTCGGGCCTGGGCgcggtggcagcggcggcggcggtggtggcggcggcggccccCGGCGGCCTCAGCCTGAGTCTCAGCCCAGGAgccagcggcagcagcggcagcgatGGAGACAGCGTGCCGGTGTCCCCACAGCCTGCACCCCCGTCGCCTCCTGCGGCGCCCTGCTTGCCGCCCCTGGCCCATCACCCGCACCTCCCCCCGcatcccccgcccccgccgccgccaccgccaccgccgccgccaccgcagCATCTCGCTGCTCCTGCTCACCAGCCGCAGCCCGCGGCCCAGCTGCACCGCACCACCAACTTTTTCATCGATAACATCCTAAGGCCCGATTTCGGTTGCAAAAAGGAACAGCCCCTGCCGCAGCTCTTGGTGGCGACCGCTGCAGCCGGTGGTGgcgcaggaggaggaggaggaagccgcGTGGAACGTGACCGAGGGCAGACTGGTGCAGGTAGAGACCCTGTCCACTCGCTGGGCACACGAGCTTCGGGCGCTGCCTCGCTCTTGTGCGCTCCAGATGCGAACTGTGGCCCACCCGACGGCTCCCAGCCCGCCACCGCCGTCGGCGCGGGCGCATCCAAAGCCGGGAACCCGGctgcagcggcggcggcggcggctgcagcggcggtggcggcggcagcagcagcagcgtcgAAGCCCTCGGACAGCGGCGGCGGCAGTGGAGGCAGCGCGGGGAGTCCCGGGGCGCAGGGAGCCAAGTTCCCGGAACACAACCCAGCGATCCTTCTCATGGGCTCAGCTAACGGTGGGCCGGTGGTCAAGACTGACTCGCAGCAACCCCTAGTCTGGCCCGCTTGGGTCTACTGCACACGCTACTCGGACCGACCGTCCTCTGGTGAGTACCCGAGCCCGGATGCGCTTAGGCTTTCAGGCCCAGGCTATGCCCCAGAATTCTGAGTCCGCGCGCTGGGGACAGCAAGCCCGATTTAAAGCGCTATCATTTCATGTTTGACTTCTCTTACCTTGGGTCCTAGTCATAACCGAGTGGGCTCTTGATTCTGCCACGGAGGCCTTTTCCACGAAGGAAATTACAGCTATTGGCACGCATAGAAGGCTTCAGTTTCCTTGGTTTTACAAACTATGAGCACCGAGgtcttataaaaaatattttatctttattatagAGAAGAAAGATAGATAATTACTCACTGATTTATTTTGTAGGGAAAGGGCGCTTTGAGCtcgggggagaggggggaaaataGGCCTGGTGATTTGAATCTGCAATCTACCACGTTAGTCCTGTCAGGGCTGGCTTGAGCCAGAGAAACCAaccagagaaatatttttttttttttttttttttttgccgcgTGTTCTTAACGAACACCTTGGATATGATTTTGTGGAGAGCCCATTTACACAAAGACAGAtataggaaagacagaaagagacaggaaaaaaaaatatataaaagtgccACCTCCTGCGCCCAGCCCGGGTATGGAGTCAACCCGCATAGGTGGAAGGTAAAGTGAAACTGTATCTGGCAAGGTAAGCAGCCACTGCTCGCTGGAGCtggcaggcagaggaagaggaaaacagctAGGCCAGGGTCAGGGTTGAGAGCTGGGCCACCCGCAAGAGAATCAGCGTTTTGCACAGCGGGGCTCCCCCGTCCCTTCAGGCCTTGACTTTCTTCACTGTGCCCTTGGCAAATCCTCCCGGTTAGTGATCAGTGACTATCTGCCCGTCTTAAGCCAAGTCTCTGCCTTCTTTGCGTGTGCTGGAGCACTTATCCAAGGGCAGCTGTTGGGCCCTGGGAGAGGGGGCTCAGGCCTGCTGCCCCTGCACAGACCAGGAGTTCCTGCGAGGCCAACGCAGGCCCGCCAGAACAGCAGGGATTTGGGTTCGTAGTCAGCCTTGAACCTGCCAGGGGCCCCGGGCCAAAAGGTAGCCACAGGCGCCCCTACGCTGGCTGGTCTCTAGGAGCCTTGCTGCTTCGGGCTGGGTGCGGATCGATGCGCGCTATCAGCCTCTGCCATCTCGAGCCCCCGTTATTGACACGCTGGGCTCCCTGAACCTCCGAAAAGCTGCTTTGATTGACTTGCCTGATGGATAGAGTGATTGAGCTGTCAGGCTGAGTGGGTCGGCCGGCCAGGAGGCTACGATTTTATTACAAGTGTCCGTGCctctgcacacacgcacacaacaacaacaacaacactacaACAGGCTCTGGATGCACCTCCCGCAGTGGAGTCTCTTGGAGGATGCGCACATTTCCTGGGCTATCTCTGCCTGCTTGGCTCCGTGACTCACATCTAAACCCCAGTCCTGCTTCGGGAGCAGGCCTTGTCTTTGTTCTTTGTGCGTCTTTCCTTTTGATaggccagagaaggcagaaagcagaCACTTGCCTTCCAAAGGCAGTTCATGGGGACAACCTAGACACGATTCCTATAGCCAGTTAGGCCCGGTCCTCTCACAAACTGACTCTAGGTGTTGGCCTGCTACAGGATCCAGTTACCcgattttttcccccagtgggCACTAGGTTTAGAGATGCCAGCAAAGACCCGTCTTTCAGATAGTTTTAGGTAACAGCGGAGAGCCTGGGAACTTCCTTTGGGTTTGTAGGTCTCCATAGCTGTCGCTAAGGCCAGCAGCTCAATGCCAGAATCTCAACAAAATGACAAGAAGCAGCCCTCCAGGCAAGGTCCAGTAGCCTAATTCTCTCTTCTTGGCTGGACTCCATAGCAACCTTCCACAttagcatgagagagagagagagagagagagagagagagagagagagagagagagagagagagagagagggatttcCTGTGGCCTTCCTACGCATTCGTCATGGGGTGGTAGCACAGGTCCCCGTTGTGATAGTGTCTTTGCCATCACTCCTTCATCCTTGTTTTGTTAATTGGTGGGGGCAAAGCAAGGGGTTATCTCCATCTGTGCTCCCCCCCCCTTGTTTGTGTTACTTTGAGACTTTTGCATCCTGAAATTGCAGCAAGTAGATTTAGAGGAGAGATAACAGAAGCTCCCCCCCCTTCCCCGGCTCAGTGTGCTCCTGTGGAGAGAGGTCGTGAGGGTTCTTCTTTGGGGGGGGGCCTCAAACAAGAAGCCAAATAGAAAGGCCCAGGACTTTAAGCTCACACAGTAAGGGCTACAGCGCAATTaaggggaggaggcaggcagcGGACTGCTTCCCTCCCGAAAGAGCATCCACCAAGtcaaacagagaggaaagaaggaagaaaaaaaaagcctcctgATTCTCTGGGCTGGGCGATCTcagcttctcctcctctctgggGTCAACGGTGAGAATCAGGTAGGAGCGTTgcacaggcgcgcgcgcgcgcgcgcgcgcgtgtgtgtgtgtgtgtgtgtgtgtgtgtgtttctgagaatAAAGTAGGAACCAAGGCAGACCAGTAATTCTCCCCCAGGGCCTGCCCTCACAGCTGCACTCTTTTCCAATGCTAGGAAGACACTCCAGTTCAGATACCCACAAGTCTAAGGTTATACTGGTTGGGACCCTAAAGCtcactctattttatttatttatttatttatttatttatttatttctccgtATCGGCTGGGAAGTACTGGGGGCTAGGTCTGTTCTCAGCTTTCTTGAATTGGGTGTCCCTTGCAATTCCCGCCAGTGTTCCTCTTTGGCTTCTGAGTTCCCCCTGCAGCTGAGTCTGGGGGGGAACTAGAGATCCCGCTGTTGTAGAGAGGGGCTCTGTGTTGGAGATTGCGGAGCCCCAGCAGCTGGCCTCCACAATCGCCCCGGAAGCTCGGGGACCCCCGCGGTGGGCTCCACACAGCCAGTCTCAAGGCTTactctgccctcctcttccccctccctttgctCCTGGACCCCCTCCTACCCTTCCTGgccctgtcctcccctctgcaGGCCCACGCACCAGGaagctaaagaagaaaaagagcgaGAAGGAAGACAAGCGGCCGCGAACGGCGTTCACGGCCGAGCAGCTGCAGAGACTCAAGGCGGAGTTCCAGGCAAACCGCTACATCACGGAGCAGCGGCGACAGACCCTGGCCCAAGAGCTCAGCCTGAACGAGTCCCAGATCAAGATCTGGTTTCAAAACAAGCGTGCCAAGATCAAGAAAGCCACGGGCATCAAGAACGGCCTGGCGCTGCACCTCATGGCCCAGGGACTGTACAACCATTCTACCACCACTGTCCAGGACAAAGACGAGAGCGAGTAGCTGTGGCCAGCCCCAAGGCCTGTGTCCAACGGTGCCCGTGCCACCTTCTGGCTCCAAGGGGCTTTTGCTTCAGCAGCCCCACGCCGCCATGCAAAGATCGCTAAGGACGGAGGTATCAATCGGGACGACAGAGAAAGCGAGAGAAGTCAATTCTCCGAGTGGACATTCACATGGGAACGAAATGGTGTTTGAAATGGGAGAAAGACTCGGACAGGTgctatggggggaaaaaagatctATTCTCTAACTTACAGTATAAGACGAAACTGCGAATTCCTTAAAGCTCTATCTAGCCAAACTGCTTACGACCgtgtatatatttaatttcagGTAAGGAAAACAGATATGTGTAGCGATCTCTATTTGCTGGACATTTTTATTAatctcatttattattattgttataattattataattattataattattttatgccTCCTCCCTACCTTGCTGCCCCCCTCCTAGCCcagtttcgtttttttttttcccgttgctcttttcttttgaatgtttttgcttctctgggtacctccccccccccaacgcgGGCCCTGGTTTCTCTGGGACTtttctttgtgtgagtgtgtttccTTACGTGTCTGCCCTTTGCCTCGCCTGTACCCACCCAGGATTCTTCTATTGGTCTTGTCTGTCCCTCTCCCAAATCCCTTTCCTTTATGGGAGACTCCTTGAGAAATACAACCCCACAGACTGCGAGACTGAACCGCCGCTACAAGCCAAAGATTTTATTATGTTCAGAAACCTGTAGTCTGAAATAAAATGTTCACTGTGTTCATGATGCTGACTGCCCTCTTCtttgtgggatggggaagagccGGACCAGGCACTGTGTGGAGGAGACCTCTCTGGCTGTACAGGGTGAGTGCAGAGCCCTGGGATCTCAGATCAGGCCATAATCATTACCACCCTAGAACCCCAGTGTGAAGAAGTCTACAgtacagcaccccccccccccgtccagaTTTGCTTTGGCCTTGGCCCCTGAATGTATTCTAGGGGACCCAAATGCCAGAAAGTCCAGTCCTATATTAC
It includes:
- the En1 gene encoding homeobox protein engrailed-1; this encodes MEEQQPEPKSQRDSGLGAVAAAAAVVAAAAPGGLSLSLSPGASGSSGSDGDSVPVSPQPAPPSPPAAPCLPPLAHHPHLPPHPPPPPPPPPPPPPPQHLAAPAHQPQPAAQLHRTTNFFIDNILRPDFGCKKEQPLPQLLVATAAAGGGAGGGGGSRVERDRGQTGAGRDPVHSLGTRASGAASLLCAPDANCGPPDGSQPATAVGAGASKAGNPAAAAAAAAAAAVAAAAAAASKPSDSGGGSGGSAGSPGAQGAKFPEHNPAILLMGSANGGPVVKTDSQQPLVWPAWVYCTRYSDRPSSGPRTRKLKKKKSEKEDKRPRTAFTAEQLQRLKAEFQANRYITEQRRQTLAQELSLNESQIKIWFQNKRAKIKKATGIKNGLALHLMAQGLYNHSTTTVQDKDESE